One window from the genome of Nocardioides panaciterrulae encodes:
- the hutI gene encoding imidazolonepropionase yields the protein MSTLITNIGELVTNDPHAEDLLGALEDAALVVEGRDVAWVGRAADAPAADTVVDVGGRTVLPGFVDSHSHLVFAGDRSAEFAARMAGESYAAGGIRTTVAATRAATDEQLTAHVGRLVEEMLGQGTTTVEIKSGYGLTVRDEARSLAVARQFTEETTFLGAHVVPAETDPQAYVELVTGPMLEAAAPYARWIDAFCERGAFNADQARAVLAAGAALGLRGRLHANQLGPGPGVRLAAELGLTAVDHCTYLDDADVDALRDAGTIATLLPGVEFSTRQPYPDARRLLDAGVRVALASDCNPGSCFTSSLPFCLAMAVREMGMTPAEAVHAATYVGAAALDRHDVGALVPGRRADLQVLDAPSHVHLAYRPGVPLVRGVWVAGRPVVTAAWG from the coding sequence GTGAGCACGCTGATCACGAACATCGGGGAGCTCGTCACCAACGACCCCCACGCCGAGGACCTGCTCGGCGCGCTCGAGGACGCCGCGCTGGTCGTCGAGGGCCGCGACGTGGCCTGGGTCGGCCGTGCCGCGGACGCGCCGGCCGCGGACACCGTCGTCGACGTCGGCGGCCGCACCGTGCTGCCCGGCTTCGTCGACAGCCACAGCCACCTGGTCTTCGCCGGCGACCGGTCCGCGGAGTTCGCCGCGCGGATGGCCGGCGAGTCCTACGCCGCGGGCGGGATCCGTACGACTGTCGCCGCGACCCGGGCCGCGACCGACGAGCAGCTGACCGCCCACGTCGGCCGGCTGGTGGAGGAGATGCTGGGCCAGGGCACCACCACCGTCGAGATCAAGAGCGGCTACGGCCTCACCGTCCGCGACGAGGCGCGCAGCCTCGCGGTCGCTCGGCAGTTCACCGAGGAGACGACGTTCCTGGGCGCCCACGTCGTGCCCGCGGAGACCGACCCGCAGGCGTACGTCGAGCTCGTCACCGGACCGATGCTGGAGGCGGCCGCGCCGTACGCCCGCTGGATCGACGCGTTCTGCGAGCGCGGCGCGTTCAACGCCGACCAGGCCCGCGCGGTGCTCGCGGCGGGCGCCGCCCTGGGGCTCCGCGGTCGGCTGCACGCCAATCAGCTCGGCCCCGGCCCCGGCGTCCGCCTCGCGGCGGAGCTCGGCCTGACCGCGGTCGACCACTGCACCTACCTCGACGACGCCGACGTCGACGCGCTGCGCGACGCCGGCACGATCGCCACGCTGCTGCCGGGCGTGGAGTTCTCGACCCGGCAGCCCTACCCGGACGCGCGGCGGCTGCTCGACGCCGGCGTGCGGGTCGCGCTGGCCAGCGACTGCAACCCGGGCTCGTGCTTCACCAGCTCGCTGCCGTTCTGCCTCGCGATGGCCGTGCGCGAGATGGGCATGACCCCGGCGGAGGCGGTGCACGCGGCGACGTACGTCGGTGCGGCCGCGTTGGACCGGCACGACGTCGGCGCGCTGGTGCCGGGCCGCCGGGCGGACCTGCAGGTGCTCGACGCCCCCTCCCACGTGCACCTCGCCTACCGGCCCGGGGTTCCGCTGGTCCGCGGCGTCTGGGTGGCCGGCCGCCCGGTCGTCACCGCCGCTTGGGGGTAG
- a CDS encoding helix-turn-helix transcriptional regulator has translation MNQVDTHEIMDGVATHTSRILVGRDAELAEIASLLGVRPVAGQVAGHGPDRERTAVLLSGDAGVGKTRLLTELRDLAFTEGWQVVAGHCLDFGDSALPYLPFSEILGRLVTDLPDVVAQVAAAHPSLTRLQPGRRVLGAPDSVTGRVTGSITGSITGSVTGTGSSALDRADLFEAVHALLEATAAVAPVLVVVEDTHWADQSTRDLLSFLFSRPFTGPVGLVASYRSDDLHRRHPLRRQVAEWARIRGVERVQLGPLPAPAVRTLIAELRPDDGTGAAMGEDEIADIVDRAEGNAFFVEELVGAACGPGSWLPDDLADVLLVRLDRLDDTARQVVRVASVAGRKVPHDMLAATSSLSAAELDEGLRRAVETNVLVAGQGHYAFRHALLGEAVYDDLLPGERVRLHAAYVTALCEGTARGTAAELARHARLAHDLRTALNASVRAGDEAGAVGGPDEAAQHYEQALELLADPRHGLELEEDLSKLVARAADALLASGQPIRAAALVAEQLARLPEDVPAPQRARMLSARATALVLTETDEDPVAISQEAVDLAPEGASGLRAKVLAMHARILSARGRFEEAQAYGLEALGLAERLDLPELASEAITTLSGLKKAGPKEALRAALEDAVTRAVGSGALHAELRGRFLLGRNYEDWAEFDRAASWFASSVARATEAGVPWAPYGFESRWQLAWIHLTRGDWDQLADLCDLTGVNPPSIPRAMLDSVRLVAATGRGEDVAAEAHALRRFWRKEGGIAIHSSVVEMLQAGRRDDPAAALKVYDDVVGVLGQIWQEWFSARIRLAAVATGVVADSLPRVPAAERAAYLARVDRLHADGQVVLERYHDPSGVWGPEGRAWVQRLDAERLRARWVGGVEVPPDDLVAAWREAERLFVDFGDVHELARVRVALAAVLRACGDPAGARVAADLARETAHRLGARPILDQLLALGSTPVRGDAAPAALTAREREILALVAEGRSNGEIGRQLFISAKTVSVHVSNILGKLGAAGRTEAAAIARRRGLLG, from the coding sequence ATGAATCAGGTGGACACCCACGAGATCATGGACGGCGTGGCGACGCACACCAGCCGGATCCTGGTCGGACGAGACGCCGAGCTCGCGGAGATCGCTTCGCTGCTCGGCGTCCGTCCGGTTGCCGGCCAGGTAGCCGGCCACGGTCCGGACCGGGAGCGCACCGCCGTGCTGCTGAGCGGCGACGCCGGCGTCGGCAAGACCCGGCTGCTCACCGAGCTCCGTGACCTGGCGTTCACCGAGGGCTGGCAGGTCGTCGCCGGCCACTGCCTCGACTTCGGTGACAGCGCACTGCCCTACCTGCCCTTCTCCGAGATCCTCGGCCGGCTGGTCACCGACCTGCCGGACGTCGTCGCGCAGGTCGCCGCCGCGCACCCCTCGCTGACCCGGCTGCAGCCGGGCCGCCGGGTCCTCGGCGCCCCCGACAGCGTCACCGGCAGGGTCACCGGCAGCATCACCGGCAGCATCACCGGCAGCGTCACCGGCACGGGCTCCTCGGCCCTGGACCGGGCCGACCTGTTCGAGGCCGTGCACGCGCTGCTGGAGGCCACCGCCGCCGTCGCGCCGGTCCTGGTCGTCGTCGAGGACACCCACTGGGCCGACCAGTCCACCCGCGACCTGCTCAGCTTCCTCTTCTCCCGCCCGTTCACCGGTCCGGTCGGTCTGGTCGCGTCGTACCGCTCCGACGACCTGCACCGCCGCCACCCGCTGCGCCGGCAGGTGGCCGAGTGGGCCCGGATCCGCGGCGTGGAGCGGGTCCAGCTCGGGCCGCTGCCGGCGCCCGCGGTGCGCACGCTGATCGCCGAGCTCCGGCCCGACGACGGGACGGGTGCCGCGATGGGCGAGGACGAGATCGCCGACATCGTCGACCGCGCCGAGGGCAACGCCTTCTTCGTCGAGGAGCTGGTCGGGGCCGCCTGCGGCCCGGGCAGCTGGCTGCCCGACGACCTCGCCGACGTGCTGCTGGTCCGGCTCGACCGGCTCGACGACACCGCGCGCCAGGTGGTGCGGGTGGCCAGCGTCGCCGGCCGGAAGGTCCCCCACGACATGCTGGCCGCCACCTCGAGCCTGTCCGCGGCCGAGCTCGACGAGGGCCTGCGTCGTGCGGTCGAGACGAACGTCCTGGTCGCCGGGCAGGGCCACTACGCCTTCCGGCACGCGCTGCTCGGCGAGGCGGTGTACGACGACCTGCTGCCCGGCGAGCGGGTCCGCCTGCACGCGGCGTACGTGACCGCCCTCTGCGAGGGCACGGCACGCGGCACCGCGGCCGAGCTGGCCCGGCACGCCCGGCTCGCCCACGACCTGCGGACCGCGCTCAACGCCTCGGTGCGCGCCGGTGACGAGGCCGGCGCCGTCGGCGGTCCGGACGAGGCCGCCCAGCACTACGAGCAGGCCCTGGAGTTGCTCGCCGACCCGCGACACGGCCTCGAGCTCGAGGAGGACCTGTCCAAGCTGGTCGCCCGTGCCGCGGACGCGCTGCTGGCCAGCGGTCAGCCGATCCGGGCGGCGGCGCTGGTCGCCGAGCAGCTCGCCCGGCTGCCCGAGGACGTACCGGCGCCGCAGCGCGCGCGGATGCTCTCCGCGCGCGCGACCGCGCTGGTCCTCACCGAGACCGACGAGGACCCGGTGGCGATCTCGCAGGAGGCCGTCGACCTCGCCCCCGAGGGTGCCAGCGGCCTGCGGGCCAAGGTGCTGGCGATGCATGCGCGGATCCTCTCGGCGCGCGGCCGGTTCGAGGAGGCGCAGGCCTATGGCCTGGAGGCACTCGGCCTCGCCGAGCGGCTCGACCTGCCCGAGCTCGCGTCCGAGGCGATCACCACCCTGAGCGGGCTGAAGAAGGCCGGGCCCAAGGAGGCGTTGCGTGCCGCGCTCGAGGACGCCGTCACCCGCGCGGTCGGCTCGGGCGCGTTGCACGCCGAGCTGCGTGGCCGCTTCCTGCTCGGCCGCAACTACGAGGACTGGGCGGAGTTCGACCGGGCCGCGAGCTGGTTCGCCAGCTCGGTGGCCCGGGCCACCGAGGCCGGGGTGCCGTGGGCGCCGTACGGCTTCGAGTCCCGCTGGCAGCTGGCGTGGATCCACCTCACCCGCGGGGACTGGGACCAGCTCGCGGACCTCTGCGACCTCACCGGGGTGAACCCACCCTCGATCCCGCGGGCGATGCTGGACAGCGTGCGCCTGGTCGCGGCGACCGGTCGCGGCGAGGACGTGGCGGCCGAGGCGCACGCGCTGCGCCGGTTCTGGCGCAAGGAGGGCGGGATCGCCATCCACTCCAGCGTCGTCGAGATGCTCCAGGCGGGGCGGCGCGACGATCCGGCGGCGGCGCTGAAGGTGTACGACGACGTGGTCGGCGTGCTGGGCCAGATCTGGCAGGAGTGGTTCAGCGCCCGGATCCGGCTCGCGGCCGTCGCGACCGGGGTCGTCGCCGACAGCCTGCCCCGGGTGCCGGCGGCCGAGCGGGCGGCCTACCTGGCCCGCGTGGATCGGCTGCACGCCGACGGCCAGGTGGTGCTCGAGCGCTACCACGACCCCTCGGGGGTCTGGGGCCCCGAGGGCCGCGCGTGGGTCCAGCGCCTGGACGCCGAGCGGCTGCGCGCCCGGTGGGTCGGCGGGGTCGAGGTGCCGCCGGACGACCTGGTCGCGGCCTGGCGGGAGGCCGAGCGGCTGTTCGTCGACTTCGGCGACGTGCACGAGCTCGCCCGGGTCCGGGTCGCGCTGGCCGCCGTGCTGCGGGCCTGCGGCGACCCGGCCGGCGCCCGGGTCGCCGCCGACCTGGCCCGCGAGACCGCGCACCGGCTCGGGGCCCGGCCGATCCTCGACCAGCTGCTCGCGCTGGGCAGCACCCCGGTGCGCGGCGACGCGGCGCCCGCCGCGCTGACCGCCCGCGAGCGGGAGATCCTGGCGCTGGTCGCCGAGGGCCGCTCGAACGGCGAGATCGGCCGGCAGCTGTTCATCAGCGCCAAGACCGTGTCCGTGCACGTGTCCAACATCCTCGGCAAGCTCGGCGCCGCGGGGCGCACCGAGGCCGCGGCGATCGCCCGGCGACGAGGGCTCCTCGGCTGA
- a CDS encoding cytochrome P450 produces the protein MGRVTSTLAGHARRRLLALSGRRAVDLSSLDRVPARLAWPLQRTGVDPLPRLEELRDREPVHLLASFLGLKVWLVTGPAEARAVLADATEFSNDIRPFVGGSGSDDQQIGGLGFTDPPDHTRLRRLLTPQFTMRKLERLRPFIEQVVARQLDVLEERGAGADVVRDLAFPVPFAVICELLGLPDDDRETFRTLSAKRFDVSGGGTNVFGAVSESRRFLMEVTRRQRDRPGDGLIGDIIRDQGDAISDLDLAGLADGVFTGGLETSASMLSLGTLVLLEHPDDYRALATSPEAADRTVEELLRVLSPVQIAFPRFVRRGTEVGGRRLAAGDVVICHLAAANRATADGGGYDPHRAPASHLAFGHGFHRCVGAELARLELRIAFPALARRFPDLALGVPTDEVAHRPLSIVFGVDSLPVRLRG, from the coding sequence ATGGGGCGCGTCACGAGCACCCTGGCCGGGCACGCCCGGCGGCGGTTGCTGGCGCTGTCCGGACGTCGTGCCGTCGACCTGAGCAGCCTGGACCGGGTCCCGGCCCGGCTCGCCTGGCCGCTGCAGCGCACCGGCGTGGACCCCCTGCCCCGGCTCGAGGAGCTGCGCGACCGCGAGCCCGTGCACCTGCTCGCCTCGTTCCTGGGGCTCAAGGTCTGGCTGGTCACCGGGCCGGCCGAGGCGCGGGCGGTGCTCGCCGACGCCACCGAGTTCAGCAACGACATCCGGCCGTTCGTGGGCGGCTCCGGCTCCGACGACCAGCAGATCGGGGGCCTCGGCTTCACCGACCCGCCGGACCACACGCGGCTCCGCCGGCTGCTGACGCCGCAGTTCACGATGCGCAAGCTCGAGCGGCTGCGGCCCTTCATCGAGCAGGTGGTGGCACGCCAGCTCGACGTCCTCGAGGAGCGCGGCGCCGGGGCCGACGTGGTGCGCGACCTCGCGTTCCCGGTCCCGTTCGCGGTCATCTGCGAGCTGCTCGGGCTGCCCGACGACGACCGGGAGACGTTCCGGACGCTCAGCGCCAAGCGGTTCGACGTCAGCGGCGGCGGCACCAACGTCTTCGGCGCCGTCTCGGAGTCGCGCCGGTTCCTGATGGAGGTCACCCGGCGGCAGCGGGACCGCCCGGGGGACGGCCTGATCGGCGACATCATCCGCGACCAGGGCGACGCGATCAGCGACCTCGACCTCGCCGGGCTCGCGGACGGGGTCTTCACCGGCGGGCTGGAGACCAGCGCCAGCATGCTGTCGCTGGGCACGCTGGTGCTGCTCGAGCACCCCGACGACTACCGGGCCCTGGCGACCTCGCCGGAGGCGGCGGACCGCACCGTCGAGGAGCTGCTTCGGGTGCTCTCCCCCGTGCAGATCGCCTTCCCCCGGTTCGTCCGCCGGGGCACCGAGGTCGGCGGCCGACGGCTGGCGGCCGGCGACGTCGTCATCTGCCACCTGGCCGCCGCCAACCGGGCCACGGCCGACGGCGGCGGCTACGACCCGCACCGTGCGCCCGCCTCGCACCTGGCCTTCGGCCACGGGTTCCACCGCTGCGTGGGGGCCGAGCTCGCCCGGCTCGAGCTGCGCATCGCCTTCCCCGCGCTGGCCCGCCGGTTCCCCGACCTCGCGCTCGGCGTGCCGACCGACGAGGTGGCCCACCGGCCGCTCTCGATCGTCTTCGGCGTGGACTCGCTGCCGGTCCGGCTGCGCGGCTGA
- a CDS encoding DMT family transporter: MNASVVALGAASGFAVSTSLQHRAASGVPAATGAVGLVLRLLRTPLWLAASTLGLVSFGLHALALHLGSLALVQPLMLVGVVLAVPVRAAMSRRLPPRAELLAVLLTVASLGCFLAATQLSPGVVDPSTSRALLSVVTAALVFAALMLLASRQGHPVRRSGLLGAGAGVVFGLMAGLIKLLAHELTTAGLWSTLASWLPWVLLVAGFTAVTTNQRAFHASHLAASMPVLNVVNVLVAMVIGWFVFGEAPVQGPQALAVQIASATGMVAGLVWIARLDPHPHEEQPAPGPERSPRGESTQRRSTA, encoded by the coding sequence TTGAACGCCTCGGTCGTCGCGCTGGGGGCCGCCAGCGGGTTCGCGGTGTCCACCTCGCTGCAGCACCGCGCCGCCAGTGGCGTGCCGGCCGCGACCGGCGCGGTCGGTCTCGTGCTGCGGCTGCTGAGGACGCCGCTGTGGCTCGCCGCGTCCACGCTGGGCCTGGTGTCGTTCGGGCTGCACGCGCTCGCGCTGCACCTGGGATCACTGGCGCTGGTGCAGCCGCTGATGCTCGTGGGCGTGGTGCTCGCCGTGCCGGTGCGCGCGGCGATGAGCCGCCGCCTGCCGCCGCGCGCGGAGCTCCTCGCGGTGCTGCTCACCGTGGCCAGCCTGGGCTGCTTCCTGGCCGCCACCCAGCTCTCCCCGGGCGTCGTCGACCCGTCGACGAGCCGGGCGCTGCTCAGCGTCGTGACGGCCGCGCTGGTGTTCGCCGCGCTGATGCTGCTGGCCTCCCGGCAGGGCCACCCCGTCCGGCGCTCCGGCCTGCTCGGGGCCGGCGCCGGCGTGGTCTTCGGTCTGATGGCGGGCCTGATCAAGCTGCTCGCGCATGAGCTGACCACGGCCGGGCTGTGGTCGACCCTGGCCAGCTGGCTCCCCTGGGTGCTGCTGGTCGCGGGGTTCACCGCCGTGACCACCAACCAACGCGCGTTCCACGCCTCCCACCTCGCGGCCTCGATGCCGGTGCTCAACGTGGTCAACGTGCTCGTGGCGATGGTGATCGGCTGGTTCGTCTTCGGGGAGGCGCCGGTCCAGGGACCGCAGGCCCTCGCCGTGCAGATCGCCTCCGCCACCGGCATGGTCGCCGGGCTGGTGTGGATCGCCAGGCTCGATCCGCACCCGCACGAGGAGCAGCCCGCACCCGGTCCGGAGCGCTCCCCGCGCGGCGAGTCCACGCAACGCCGCAGCACCGCCTAG
- a CDS encoding cytochrome P450 has protein sequence MASLEQDVDALTEQRFRRMSFTGDDGLPPVDTAGLPPGPRWPVLLQSAGMLRFRHRFHPWLHRRYGDVFTVRLVPGGRPLVLFTRPEHAREIFAGDPETFLAGKGNAILGPIMGEHSLLLQDGDEHKRARRLLMPAFNGHALRGYESLVTELAREEVGRWTPGATFRALDRMNALTLEVILRVVFGVTDERRLARLRPRVNATVEISPAVLLGWGYPWLQRFGPWRRTVDNQHELDRLIHAEIRERRRAPDLAERTDVLSRLILVRDGEDGSDSLDDTELRDQLVTLLLAGHETTATALAWSLHELGRDPALLARSREAARSGDPAGLAWLEAVVKESLRLHPVIPMVVRTLRRPATIGGWHLPAGTTVGPSIIVGHARADNHPDPEAFRPERFLGQNPPANSWIPFGGGVRRCLGAGFSLMEGVAVLREVLAAYDVAAVGEDHPRVRNITSVPRHGARIRVSR, from the coding sequence ATGGCCAGCCTGGAGCAGGACGTGGACGCCCTGACCGAGCAGCGCTTCCGCCGGATGAGCTTCACCGGTGACGACGGGCTGCCCCCGGTCGACACCGCCGGGCTGCCGCCCGGCCCGCGCTGGCCGGTGCTGCTGCAGAGCGCCGGCATGCTGCGCTTCCGGCACCGGTTCCACCCCTGGCTGCACCGTCGGTACGGCGACGTCTTCACCGTGCGGCTGGTCCCCGGCGGCCGGCCGCTGGTGCTCTTCACCCGGCCCGAGCACGCCCGCGAGATCTTCGCCGGCGACCCCGAGACCTTCCTCGCCGGCAAGGGCAACGCGATCCTCGGGCCGATCATGGGGGAGCACTCCCTGCTGCTGCAGGACGGCGACGAGCACAAGCGCGCCCGCCGGCTGCTGATGCCGGCCTTCAACGGACACGCGCTGCGCGGCTACGAGTCGCTGGTGACCGAGCTCGCCCGCGAGGAGGTCGGCCGGTGGACCCCCGGCGCCACGTTCCGCGCGCTGGACCGGATGAACGCGCTCACGCTCGAGGTGATCCTGCGGGTGGTCTTCGGCGTCACCGACGAGCGGCGCCTCGCCCGGCTGCGACCCCGCGTGAACGCGACCGTCGAGATCAGCCCCGCGGTGCTGCTCGGCTGGGGCTACCCCTGGCTGCAGCGGTTCGGGCCGTGGCGGCGCACCGTGGACAACCAGCACGAGCTGGACCGGCTCATCCACGCCGAGATCCGGGAGCGCCGCCGGGCCCCGGACCTGGCCGAGCGCACCGACGTGCTCTCGCGGCTCATCCTGGTCCGCGACGGCGAGGACGGCTCGGACTCGCTCGACGACACCGAGCTGCGCGACCAGCTGGTCACGCTGCTGCTCGCCGGGCACGAGACCACCGCGACCGCGCTCGCCTGGTCGCTCCACGAGCTGGGCCGGGACCCGGCCCTGCTGGCCCGTTCCCGGGAGGCGGCCCGCAGCGGCGACCCCGCCGGCCTCGCCTGGCTGGAGGCCGTGGTCAAGGAGTCGCTGCGGCTGCACCCGGTGATCCCGATGGTGGTGCGCACGCTGCGGCGGCCGGCCACGATCGGGGGCTGGCACCTGCCCGCCGGGACCACGGTCGGGCCGTCGATCATCGTCGGCCACGCCCGCGCCGACAACCACCCCGACCCCGAGGCGTTCCGTCCGGAGCGGTTCCTCGGCCAGAACCCGCCGGCGAACAGCTGGATCCCGTTCGGCGGCGGGGTGCGCCGCTGCCTCGGCGCGGGCTTCTCGCTCATGGAGGGCGTCGCGGTGCTGCGCGAGGTGCTCGCCGCCTACGACGTCGCCGCGGTCGGCGAGGACCACCCCCGGGTCCGCAACATCACCAGCGTGCCCCGGCACGGCGCCCGGATCCGCGTGTCACGCTGA
- a CDS encoding sulfotransferase family protein yields the protein MALRVIGAGLPRTGTESLRFALERLLGGRCAHMRTLPGHPFDCGPGWRLALEGGTPDWDALLEGYVAGVDWPVGLFWRELAGHWPDALVVLSGRDSTEEWLESLFTTVVPAARAGVAPERVGGHDLQLMMRRFAGTVDWDDRAVLGAAYDRWMAEVRATAPAGRLVEWPTGAGWEPLCDALDLPVPDEPFPWTNRRQDWRA from the coding sequence ATGGCGCTGCGCGTGATCGGGGCCGGGTTGCCCCGGACCGGCACGGAGTCGCTGCGGTTCGCGCTGGAGCGGCTCCTCGGTGGCCGGTGCGCGCACATGCGCACCCTCCCCGGGCACCCGTTCGACTGTGGCCCCGGCTGGCGGCTCGCCCTCGAGGGCGGGACCCCGGACTGGGACGCGCTGCTCGAGGGGTACGTCGCGGGCGTGGACTGGCCGGTCGGACTGTTCTGGCGCGAGCTCGCCGGGCACTGGCCCGACGCGCTCGTCGTGCTCTCCGGGCGGGACTCGACCGAGGAGTGGCTCGAGAGCCTGTTCACCACCGTGGTCCCGGCGGCCCGCGCCGGCGTCGCGCCGGAGCGGGTGGGCGGCCACGACCTGCAGCTGATGATGCGGCGGTTCGCCGGCACGGTGGACTGGGACGACCGGGCGGTGCTGGGCGCGGCGTACGACCGCTGGATGGCCGAGGTGCGGGCCACCGCTCCCGCGGGACGGCTGGTGGAGTGGCCGACCGGCGCGGGCTGGGAGCCGCTCTGCGACGCCCTGGACCTCCCGGTCCCCGACGAGCCGTTCCCCTGGACCAACCGGCGGCAGGACTGGCGGGCCTGA
- a CDS encoding MFS transporter gives MTWRERLRAVRMDVTPLRGSRDFRLLFAAGTVFYLGGMMTYVAIPYQVYTLTGSNFAVGAIGLVELVPLVVFGLYGGALADHVDRRRLLIWTGVAQAAFTAVLAVNAFLDHPSVPLIFLVSALLASSSSLQRPSREALMPRTVRHDQIAAANALTSLGMQVGVLVGPAVGGLLVAYVGTGWCFVADIGGLVVASLLYVAMRPYPHREETTPPSLAGIGQGLRYAFSRRDLLGTYLVDIAAMLLALPVVLFPALAQEVFGRPQLLGLLYSAETVGALLATALSGWTSRVHHHGRAIVLAAAAYGACVAAAGVMPGLWLVAAFLMLSGAADMVSGVFRGTVWNQTIPEGMRGRLAGIEMLSYSLGPLGGQVRAGATADLWTVRGSIASGGLACVAGVGLTALALRDFWSYDARTDVHAVAERAARQRAGEGTEPAT, from the coding sequence ATGACCTGGCGCGAACGGCTGCGCGCCGTGCGCATGGACGTGACCCCGCTGCGCGGGTCGCGTGACTTCCGGCTGCTCTTCGCCGCCGGCACGGTGTTCTACCTCGGCGGGATGATGACCTACGTCGCCATCCCCTACCAGGTCTACACGCTGACGGGGTCCAACTTCGCGGTCGGCGCGATCGGCCTGGTCGAGCTGGTGCCGCTGGTGGTCTTCGGGCTGTACGGCGGGGCGCTGGCCGACCACGTCGACCGGCGCCGGCTGCTGATCTGGACCGGCGTCGCCCAGGCCGCGTTCACCGCGGTGCTGGCGGTCAACGCGTTCCTCGACCACCCGAGTGTGCCGTTGATCTTCCTGGTCTCGGCGCTGCTGGCCTCGTCCTCCTCGCTGCAGCGGCCCTCCCGCGAGGCGCTGATGCCCCGGACCGTGCGGCACGACCAGATCGCCGCGGCCAACGCGCTGACCAGCCTCGGCATGCAGGTCGGGGTGCTGGTCGGGCCGGCGGTCGGCGGCCTGCTGGTCGCGTACGTCGGCACCGGCTGGTGCTTCGTGGCCGACATCGGCGGGCTGGTGGTCGCGAGCCTGCTCTACGTCGCGATGCGGCCCTACCCGCACCGGGAGGAGACCACGCCGCCGAGCCTGGCCGGGATCGGCCAGGGGCTGCGCTACGCGTTCTCCCGCCGCGACCTGCTCGGCACCTACCTGGTCGACATCGCCGCGATGCTGCTGGCGCTGCCGGTGGTGCTGTTCCCCGCCCTGGCCCAGGAGGTCTTCGGGCGGCCCCAGCTGCTCGGCCTGCTCTACTCCGCCGAGACCGTGGGTGCGCTGCTGGCCACGGCGCTGAGCGGGTGGACCTCCCGGGTGCACCACCACGGCCGGGCGATCGTGCTCGCCGCGGCGGCGTACGGCGCCTGCGTCGCGGCCGCGGGCGTGATGCCGGGCCTGTGGCTGGTCGCGGCGTTCCTCATGCTCTCGGGCGCGGCCGACATGGTCTCGGGGGTCTTCCGCGGGACCGTGTGGAACCAGACCATCCCCGAGGGGATGCGGGGCCGGCTGGCCGGCATCGAGATGCTGTCCTACTCGCTGGGCCCGCTGGGCGGGCAGGTCCGCGCCGGCGCGACCGCCGACCTGTGGACGGTCCGCGGCTCGATCGCCAGCGGCGGCCTGGCCTGCGTGGCCGGGGTGGGCCTGACGGCGCTCGCGCTGCGCGACTTCTGGTCCTACGACGCCCGCACCGACGTGCACGCGGTGGCCGAGCGGGCCGCCCGGCAGCGCGCGGGCGAGGGCACCGAACCTGCGACCTGA
- a CDS encoding EamA family transporter, producing METNQARLALVTVVAPIAWGSTYYVTEAYLPPDRPLFAAAVRALPIGLVILATRRRLPRGSWWWKALVLGVLNIGMFFPLIFLAAYHLPGGLAATLQATAPLVTMGLAWPGLGERPGWARVGAALVGALGVGLLVLRSPGHIDAIGLAGAFGSVLVSALGYVLVKRWPVPVDSLTLVSWQLVVGGLLLVPVALLVEGAPPALDLPAIGGFVWLSVIGTGLAYYCWFTGLRGMPAGVVSLIGLVNPVVGTLLGVVLAGELFGWAQALGMVLVLGGVLAGQPAVHAMLRRRATPAVGQVEAEDREPVRSAA from the coding sequence ATGGAAACAAATCAGGCACGCCTGGCGCTCGTCACGGTCGTCGCCCCCATCGCCTGGGGCTCGACGTACTACGTGACCGAGGCGTACCTGCCGCCCGACCGCCCGCTGTTCGCCGCCGCGGTCCGGGCGCTGCCGATCGGCCTGGTGATCCTGGCGACCCGCCGGCGGCTCCCACGCGGCAGCTGGTGGTGGAAGGCGCTGGTCCTGGGCGTGCTCAACATCGGGATGTTCTTCCCGCTGATCTTCCTCGCCGCCTACCACCTGCCCGGCGGCCTGGCGGCCACCCTGCAGGCGACCGCCCCACTGGTCACGATGGGCCTGGCCTGGCCCGGCCTCGGGGAGCGACCCGGCTGGGCCCGGGTCGGCGCGGCCCTGGTCGGCGCGCTCGGCGTCGGGCTGCTGGTGCTGCGCTCACCCGGCCACATCGACGCGATCGGGCTGGCCGGCGCCTTCGGATCGGTGCTGGTCTCCGCGCTCGGCTACGTGCTGGTCAAGCGCTGGCCGGTGCCCGTGGACAGCCTGACCCTGGTCTCCTGGCAGCTGGTGGTCGGCGGGCTGCTGCTGGTCCCCGTCGCCCTGCTGGTCGAGGGCGCGCCGCCGGCGCTGGACCTCCCGGCGATCGGCGGGTTCGTGTGGCTCTCGGTCATCGGGACCGGCCTGGCCTACTACTGCTGGTTCACCGGCCTGCGCGGCATGCCCGCCGGGGTGGTCTCGCTGATCGGCCTGGTCAACCCGGTCGTCGGCACGCTGCTCGGCGTGGTGCTCGCCGGCGAGCTGTTCGGCTGGGCCCAGGCGCTGGGCATGGTGCTGGTGCTCGGCGGCGTGCTGGCCGGCCAGCCGGCCGTGCACGCGATGCTGCGCCGCCGCGCCACCCCCGCGGTCGGACAGGTCGAGGCCGAGGACCGCGAGCCGGTGCGCAGCGCAGCCTGA